In Rhipicephalus sanguineus isolate Rsan-2018 chromosome 1, BIME_Rsan_1.4, whole genome shotgun sequence, the DNA window ttcagcgtccATCGAGGCAAATGGCATGCAGGGTGGCAAGGGGTATGCTCTAATGGACatgaatattatttgtgatgcaattagaccgaATTGCGCATGGAAACTGTGTGatgcaagtgttgagctaatgggaATGGCATCGCAGAGTCCTTGCTCTCTTTGCTTAGGCTTCAGAGTCTGAAGGATTGCGACATTGGatgttctttcgtttaatgatggcagtaCTGCATgagccaaaattctgaaataattaggATTGAAGCTCGGTGAAAATACAATCAATGTGCAGAAAaaagttgaccacaatcgacgatacATTGTGGATAGAGCTGCATGACAGCTCACAGAAGAAGCAAGGCCAGCAAGACGACAGGCTCGAAAGTGATAAattgactttggcaatgattaccaagctcgtagctactaaataaaatagttgaacggtgtttgtggcaaagtatgttcgcttttcagctgttttctaactttaaactcgattatctcaaaaccatgttttttattacttaggtaccattatttcctccatattccaagataaccagttgattattttttcttgtattctgcatAAATGCGTACAGCTACTGAAGCAGAATTCAAGTTACGCACTTTacagtttttgtgttacaaattttcaaagatgcaaattaactcaaaATTTAGGTCCTGGTGGTAAAAAAATTCACCAAAATTCTAATATTAGTCAGATTTAAATAAATCTGCTTCAGTTAAAAGAGCAGAAAATTGGGAAGAAAATGATATATGCATTATGTGGATATCCCATTTAGTCACTGAGAAAACGGTAGCTCAAAATGGCCAAAAATGAATGGGACgtatagggcttaccctgtgcccttaagtaCACTCCAGTGGTATATGGAAGTGGCAATGCACTTGAAGGCGTTGGGCTGTGAATGTACTGATGCAGCAGTATATTATCGGATGTATGTGTATTTTACAACATAGTACATTGAATTATTTTTGCAATATCAAAGGCAtataaatgagtttttttttttttcttacaggaCAGTATACTATGCAGATCATATTGTTTCTGCCTTTGTTTGTATTCTCCTCCAGGCTCTACTCGTACAGACTTTGGGCCTCAACTTGATAAATTGAACAGGCAACTGTTCACCATAATTGCATGGGATCCTCCTGGTTATGGCTTCAGCCGACCACCAGAGCGAACCTTTCCTCTTGATTTTTACCAAAGAGATGCTCGAGTGTTGGCTGAAGTCTTGCATGTAAGTGTGTCATTATCCTGATCATATTTTTTCATACAAATGTACTTGTCAGGGCACTTCACAATTATTCATGGCACCCACCATGGTGACATAATGTATACAGAGTTGCTAGAGGCTGCGTTTCAATGGTAGTGAAATGCAAAACACGTCTACATTGGTCAAAGTTAATGTGGAGCTCCCACTATTACAAGCCCTATGATCAAGTTGTGGTCTTGACGCATAATACCCCAGAATTTTTAAGTAGCCCTGACAAGTTGACAAGAAGCTCTGCAAGGTAGTCTGAAGATATTCATGATACCTGCGCATTTGTTAAGTGAAGTTGCCTGGAACGGCCCAGGTAAACTGTTGCTCACGTAAAAATAGGGAGCTTTAGCATGTCTGTAAACATATTACCGTTAGTGAATGTCGGGTTACCGGGTCCATATGGATGGCCACTTTTCATTTTAACCTGCCAGCTCACCAGGCCTATACACTTAAACCTCATTGTAATAAACATGGATGCAATAAGGATTTGGATATAAAAAAGCAAATACATATAAAATATTTCTTGGCAATATGAGCACGTAATTAATTCTGCTCATAACAGATAGTGGATATGATGAAAGTATTTTCATGCTGGATGCCATTTTGTTATAATGAGTTTAAATTATAATTATCATCTTGCTCCTGATTTTGTTGCTGTACTAACAAGATAGCAATTATGAAATAACTTCATCATTTTGTTAAGCATGCATTGTTTTGACGAGCTTGAAGGAGTAGTACCTTTGAACTTTGTAGAACCCATGGACTATTCAAGTCATGCATCATTGCTGTTTCCTATGAAATCATTTTTCATTGGAAAAAAAGAAGCCTTAAAATCACTCCATAAATTTGCATAGACTCGCGTACTTCAAGCTTTTTGTGTGATTTTTAAGGAGTTTTCAGCTGTAAAATGTAGTTATATAATACTCATGTGAGACATGGTTCTGAATGTGTAAAGCCTATTTCATCTGGACATCTTTCAATTATAACCTCCGTAATAAGTTACTCACTAGAAATTATGCTAGCTCATGGAAAACCGTGCCTGTTTCAAGCTTGCAGACATAATCACATTTAGTGCACAAGGCTGTACCACTAATATACTTATGATCATTATCTCTAGGCAAAATGCTATATTTTCTAAGCAAATCATTTTGCCtaatagaaacaaagaaggcttgaACAGTAATATTCAGAGATGCTGTGGAGCTCCGagggcattttatgataatttgtAATTGTTGGACGTGTTTGCTATGGGCTTCAGAAGAAGGTACTTGGATTACTTTGTTAATGCTCATGTTACTTGGTGCATGTATTTAGTTATCAGAGCAAACAGAAGAAAGTCATTCACTCCTGCATAATGCATGTGCAAGGTCATGCGCTTGTACAAGGGTGTCAAGAGTTATCATCAGCCATTGTGAGCTGGATTTCAGCACTGTTCTGTGAAGAACCCTTGTGTTATGTTAAgactctttcgctctctttttctcttttcaatAACTAATAAGCAGTCTTGTGCTTGCAGAAACTGGGGCACAAGCAATACTCCCTCGTTGGTTGGAGTGATGGTGCAAACACTGGAATGATATTAGCAGCGATGTACCCAGAGCGCGTTCAGAAACTCGTTGCTTTTGGAGGTAATGCTTATATCACTGAGCATGATGTTCAGCTACTCGAAGGTGAGAATAATTGCTTGATTTTTTCACTTTGTGTATGTGCATGCATGGACACGTTTGTGGATGcatcataggtcagcaaactcactcatgagttgactcactcagattcactcagactcggaaggagccttgagtctgagtgagtccgggtcagtAATATTTtaatgagtttgagtccgagtgagttcagttgtgaaaaattttagtgagtctgagcctggtagaggaaaattttggtgaacctgagtccgagtgaggcctaAGCGCAAGacatatttcgtgagtgagtcggagtgagctccacatctttTGCTGAACTgtagtcctatctactcaacttcggCATTAATATCAATCGGCCTTATGTtagctcacatttatactcatgcctactcaaaCATACTTCAACACACTAGCGTTGATACgcaagctcaatatttattgatcaaagaCGTGAGTTACGCATGgggcaaactctttcatgggaagttcttgataggaATATTGCATGAGAgtaatctctttcaataaaatacccttactggattgcaaccactgataactctgtttgaaggtacgagatcaaaaggcatcaagcagagcaccgattatgtgagatattggtgttaagaGCATTCACACCATTGTGAAAAAAGCGAATTATATGCTAACgaactcatgagtcaactcactcagacttatatcgagccgtgagtctgagtctgagtgagtccagttgaggaaacttTTAGTGAGCCTAAGTCCGAGttagtctggttgaggaaaattttagtgagtctgagtccgagtgagccctaagggcaacatatacagggtgtttcaagaaatgtgtccagtattttttaaaaatcacagaaaggaggtatctgtgTGCtgcctgcggcgttacctttactgtgggagagggcattttgagatgcgtacaaacattaattacggcagtaattatagaaattaagaaaattaactttttagccagtggaaataagtggtcgagtcaaatgggcgaatggaagcccttcctgagaatagcccatagccgctttgaaatttctgaaaggcggccactggtaatcaccatgGAGCaatgaaatctggctaattttgctggcgataccgaaaacTACACACCAAAAatgcgtctgccattcactgcggaaatgccctccgtgacgacactgttaccctcacacgggggggggggggaggatgtgCGGCTCGCTCAGCAACGAAACGATGTATCTAGATCAACGGGTGATAACGGCGCTTGCTTATCctacctccctccccccccccccccccccccccccccgcctcacgtgcgagggaaacagtgtcgtcactgagggcgtttctgcagtgaatggcagacgcacTTTTTGGTGCgcaggtttcggtatcgccagcaaaattagccggatttcatcgctccgcggtgattaccagtggccgcctttcaaaaatttcaaagcagctatgggctattctcagcaAGGGCTTCCATTCGACAATTCGACTCGActacttatttccactggttaaaaagttaattttcttaacttctgtaattactgccgtaattaatgttagtacgcatctcaaaatgccctctcccacagtaaaggtaacgccgcaggtatcacacagatacctcttttctgtgatttttaaaaaatactggccacatttattgaaacaccctgtatttcatgagtgagtctgagtgagctcaacatttttgccgacctatggtatgCATACATGTAAGTATCAAGTTGAACCTTCATCCATAGTTTATGGGAACAGCTTTTGCTCACACAAGCAAGCAGCAAATCAAGATATCCCATTTAAAGCTGAAGGGCATCTTCAGGAGCTGAGTCATAGCAGTGCATAAAATCTGGCATCATTGTCAGGATGAGGTGAAGTGGGAAAAAGTGCAGATGAacataaaataacagcgcaaaaaacgacagaGAAAcgcacagagacaaacgagcactgacttccaactggtttattATGCAGAAACATAGAAATTTATAGCACTCACATATCACAAGGAACAAATAATTACATCAtgcgcagaaattttttttctttatgaagaAGAGCTATGGAAGGAGTGCTAATGTACTGATCACCAAACTTATCAATCAAGTCAGCTTCTATTATTTTACGCGCTATCTGTTCCCAGCTTTAGCAATGACACTCGACTTGACAAACGATAGAATGCACCCACAGCAAGAACATTGATGAGCTAGATTGCCTTGCATATATTTTTCTACATTGTACTTGTGTTCAGATAATCTAGAATTGAGGCACCTGCTTGTCTGGCCTGTGTACAATTTTCTGCACGATAACGGTACATGGTATACAACGTTCACTGTGCACTGGATAAACTTAATCTTGTGCTTAATAGTACATGCTGCAACTTTTTTGCGGTTGGGGTCAGTGACCCTGCAAATTTTAGACAACTTATCAGTTGCAGAAAATGCAACACGAACATTAGCTCGCTGAGCTATCTTTTCCAGATTATGGTGAAAGACTATGCAAATATGGAACAACGGCTCTGTAAAGAGGTTAAAACTGTTTCATGCTTCACTTGCGCCACCATACTTTGTGTTGAAAGCTTGAAACTCTGATATCTATACTCAGAAGCAAACATCGTTTCGTAGAAAATGTGCTGACCATAAGTCTCAAGAATTAACTGCTTGCTTGCTGCATATGAATTACAGCCTCTAAGCACACCCTTATCCAAACTGCTGCCCCCAATTAGTTGAGTTATCATCAAGCTTGTGCACAAGCTTGCCCTTTCTCTTCATTCACTTTTGAGGTTTGGGGGGAATGAGCGAGGAATATATAAATGTGCAGCGaaggaaggcagttgctgccCTGACGAACACAAGTCCTcttgagtagcttttagcgcaaaaaaagctcgactttcggtcttacttcaGTACAAGTCCTcttatcgaaacgttggctctagtgaCAGTCCCTGTCCTATAATTTTCCATAACTGGGGTCATACATGTTATTTTTGTCCATTGTAAGTATAGATGACTAGGTAACTCTATGTCTGTTAAAATTTCGTTCCAGCTGTCTTTTGTAGGTTTATTTGCTCATAAGCTCAAGAGTTGCCATTGATGCTGTTTCAGCCACGAGAAACATTGACAAATGGAGCGAAAAGATGCGGGCTTCAATGGAAGCTCTCTATGGGACTGAGAACTTTCGCAAGTTGTGGTCCAGCTACTGTGACATTTACCAGGACCTTCTGCTCAAAAACCATGGGGATGTGTGCCGCAATGAGCTGCCACTAATAAGGTGTCCAACACTAATAGTGCAGGGAGGCAAGGATCCACTAGTGCCAATGCATCATGCCCTCTACTTGCTGCAGCACATTGCAAAAGCAAAGTAAGAGTGTCCGCTGGTTTTGTCGAATTTCAGCTTGTTACTCTTACTTCAATTTTTTTCCACTGGTTTGAAAATCGAAACATTGTTTTAGCACGTTTTTGCTATGTGAGAATATGTGGTACAAGGAAAAAATCAAGAGCCTTTTCCTTTACCTATCGGGGTCCTGTGTTGCTCGGGACTTTGAAAAGAAACTCATTGCCTTTTGGTTGTTGAGAAAAGTTGCCCAAAAGGCAAAGTACGGATAGCAGCaacaaagtattaaaaaaattccaCAAGGTAAGGTTTATAATTATGTAGACTGTATGAATTGATAAGTGTTCACTTGCTATTAAGTTAACCAGTATGCTGTGCATGCACACAGAAGCATGAATAGATCTTACTCAATGACCACAAGCACTCGCTGTCACAACACTGATAAAGAACACTAGAGGCAGGCATTGAATGTTTTCTATTTCAGAACATCAAGGGAGCAGTGAAAATATGGCATTTGTCCTTGTGACATCACTATCTTAATATCTTGCATTGTGTATCCTCATCAATTAGTGTTTGCATTTCGGCTCAGCTGAGTAACGACTTAGTGCATAAACATAAGTATTGTTGGGATTACATGTGTCatacaatgaaaataaaaaaaacaaaatatgccCAGCATACAGTTGTTGATTTTAATTAAGCCCTCTACAAAAACTTTGTTTCATTTAGATTGGAAATAGCTCTCATGCTACTCATCCAAATGATGCAGGTACCTTATATAGATTAGCCCGTGTACTTTTGACAAAGGCTCAACATTGCATGCTCAGTCACAGTCATTGTAGTGTGTTATaatataatttctttttatttcaaatCAGCTGGCATGTTTTCTCGATGCCCAGGGGTAGTAAATTGCGTTagaaatttcatttatttgtagAGATTCAGGCAATCATTTTTCTTGTACCGGCCAGTTCTTGCATGGCACATTTGTACGTTTCATTGCAGCCAAACACAGAGTATAAGTATTTATTTCtgatcttttcttcttttttttttccaggctaTATTTGGTACCTGACGGAAAGCACAACCTGCACTTCAAGTATGCTGACGAATTCAATCAAGCTGTTACTGAGTTTTTAATCAGTTAATATGGCTGAATCATGGTAGGCTAGCAAGACTGCCACATTTTGTCTTTAAAGTAAAAGGCTCAAATTAGC includes these proteins:
- the LOC119375837 gene encoding valacyclovir hydrolase, translating into MTTMRPFFAFAKTGLLGPLLGRQPCSAGFARYSTSLKPALTTKPRYCLDVLDYKIHIEIVGDGPRPVVLLPGAIGSTRTDFGPQLDKLNRQLFTIIAWDPPGYGFSRPPERTFPLDFYQRDARVLAEVLHKLGHKQYSLVGWSDGANTGMILAAMYPERVQKLVAFGGNAYITEHDVQLLEATRNIDKWSEKMRASMEALYGTENFRKLWSSYCDIYQDLLLKNHGDVCRNELPLIRCPTLIVQGGKDPLVPMHHALYLLQHIAKAKLYLVPDGKHNLHFKYADEFNQAVTEFLIS